The genomic region GACAATGGATCGTTCCGACTACCGTCGGCTTGTTCACCGAACGAGGTAAACGCAGCGTCAGTCTGGCTCCAAAAGATGCCCAAGAGGCGTTTGGATTTCTGCTGCCGTTGCCGAGGCGGCCTGGGCGGGAGTTCTTGGCGTGGAGCGCCTGGATTCCTCGGCAGCAGATGAACGGAGAGCCGTGGCCAGCGGACAAGATGTCCTGTCGCTTTCGGCTTCAGAAAATACCTTTGCCAGCCCCGATGCCGACTCACGAGGAGCTGATGTCTGAGCAGGCTGCCAGGGCAGAGGAGGCCTTTCTGGCGATTCCAGCGGATTCCCCCATCCAGGCTTGGTTCCCGTATTTAGCGTACGAGCAATCGCATACGCAGCGGGCCTTGCAGCTGATCAGCAGCCGCTCGAATCTGGTGGCCGAACTGGCGGAACTGGTCGTCAGCCCTGATGCTGAGCTCGCGCACGCTGCGTTGAAGTGCGTGGGGATGCTGCCCTCTCCTCCACAGGAACTGATTCCGGCGGTTCAAGCGGCTGGGCGTGAAATCGCCGTGCGCATCACGAAATTCAACAACACCTCGGCACAAGACGATCCCAACTTTGAGCACGCAGTCGATCCTGCGACGCGATTCTATGGATGGATACCTGCAGTTGAATCATTGCGTCAGCGGTGCGGCGCCGATTTTGTGCCTGAGTTGAAAACCATCCTGGAATTGTCCTGCGTTCGCCCCGAGAGTCATTGCATGCGAGTGGATATTGGGACCCTCGGTTCGCGTTCGCTCCAGGCCTGGAGCGTCACGGCACCGGCCTCCGTTGGCCCCGATCCCGAACCTTAGTTCTCCCTCTTCGTGGGAGTGCAGACCCGACTCACCGACGCTTTGCCATTCGATAACTTAAGACGCACACGTCGGATGTTCTCACCACACCCGATGGTGCAATAGTCTGTAAGAGTCAAGCTGTGAACCCCCGACGCGTAGATTGCTTCAGGCAACTTGGCAGCATTGCGTCCACCCAACGTCGTCGCTTCGGCGGAAAGGGTGGCAGCACCCTCCGCCACTAACAGCCGCAGCTCGACAGCGTGCTGGTCGGTTGCGAACTCAATTGCCGTATCCGCGGTCAGTTCCAAACCGGCCTCGCTTCC from Verrucomicrobiales bacterium harbors:
- a CDS encoding GlsB/YeaQ/YmgE family stress response membrane protein, translated to MSWLNSMVAAVGSGAVGLLLAGFLANACVSWYHVSSREGGSGFFVMFLGVAGGVLGFILGLVASRLVVGYSGPGLGKELAAALGVVVVIAGLAAVFCRLLADVPPEIDGQELTLEVEFRFPNTFHGTNPPTAQGEWLYTFASLSGHTCRKRDYGNVHTNSARFEGGQWIVPTTVGLFTERGKRSVSLAPKDAQEAFGFLLPLPRRPGREFLAWSAWIPRQQMNGEPWPADKMSCRFRLQKIPLPAPMPTHEELMSEQAARAEEAFLAIPADSPIQAWFPYLAYEQSHTQRALQLISSRSNLVAELAELVVSPDAELAHAALKCVGMLPSPPQELIPAVQAAGREIAVRITKFNNTSAQDDPNFEHAVDPATRFYGWIPAVESLRQRCGADFVPELKTILELSCVRPESHCMRVDIGTLGSRSLQAWSVTAPASVGPDPEP